One genomic window of Quercus lobata isolate SW786 chromosome 9, ValleyOak3.0 Primary Assembly, whole genome shotgun sequence includes the following:
- the LOC115960358 gene encoding F-box/kelch-repeat protein At3g23880-like, which produces MSQRKEARPTKILRRRMKHDLPEEIVLEILARLPVKSLLRFRCVCKTWYSYITNPNFISTHLLCYNNHDGGYVIHMPRTVVLMASFHRPHSQICTLAFDRTFETISEFRIPFTFQSGYHGLVGSCNGILCFTDFIKSKSKNVYLWNPSIRKFKRLPNTCLNQTQVLNVAHGFGYDSLNNDYKVVRFSWTRTKWMPPPEVEVYSLSSDSWKRVELGIYWRPNVISYSFNGISAFPFVSGHLHWMIEMIEEGGGQERRYTPMILSFDVNSEKFKELPVPDEGGLIAKCLTSYKEKLALIKFGHGAQPLSKLCSIWVMREYGVLDSWNKLCVLPIESSTDFIGFTKYGLLLVRHRSRLVSTNSELERKHKSVLIDPEALHEKEISNQIDYHLDVATYMENLALLDGANVVSY; this is translated from the coding sequence ATGTCCCAAAGGAAAGAAGCACGACCAACGAAGATCCTCCGACGTAGGATGAAGCATGATCTCCCAGAAGAAATCGTATTGGAAATCCTAGCAAGACTACCCGTCAAATCCCTACTAAGATTCAGGTGCGTTTGCAAAACCTGGTACTCTTACATCACCAACCCCAATTTCATCTCCACCCACTTGCTGTGCTACAACAATCATGATGGTGGTTATGTCATACACATGCCCAGGACTGTTGTTCTCATGGCTTCTTTTCATCGTCCTCACAGTCAAATCTGTACGCTCGCTTTCGACCGCACCTTTGAAACCATATCCGAGTTTAGAATTCCCTTCACTTTTCAATCTGGGTATCACGGTTTAGTGGGTTCTTGTAATGGCATATTATGTTTCACTGATTTTATCAAATCAAAGTCTAAAAATGTGTACTTGTGGAACCCcagtattagaaaatttaagagGTTGCCCAATACTTGCTTGAACCAGACCCAGGTGCTTAATGTGGCACACGGATTTGGATATGATTCCCTGAATAATGACTACAAGGTTGTCAGGTTTTCATGGACTCGTACCAAATGGATGCCTCCCCCTGAGGTTGAGGTGTACTCATTAAGTTCGGATTCATGGAAAAGAGTTGAACTTGGAATCTACTGGAGACCCAATGTTATTTCCTACAGTTTCAATGGTATTTCGGCATTCCCATTTGTTAGTGGACATTTGCATTGGATgatagaaatgatagaagaaggAGGTGGGCAAGAGAGGCGTTATACTCCTAtgattttgtcatttgatgTCAATAGTGAGAAATTCAAAGAGCTACCAGTGCCTGATGAAGGAGGTCTTATTGCGAAATGTCTTACGTCATACAAGGAAAAACTTGCTTTGATTAAATTTGGACATGGTGCACAACCACTTAGCAAGCTATGCTCCATATGGGTGATGAGGGAGTATGGTGTGCTTGATTCCTGGAATAAACTTTGTGTtctaccaattgaaagttctaCTGATTTCATTGGTTTCACCAAGTATGGTTTACTTCTAGTTCGACATAGGTCTCGCCTGGTCTCTACCAACAGTGAATTAGAGAGGAAACATAAGTCTGTTTTAATTGATCCTGAAGCTCTACATGAGAAGGAGATTAGTAATCAAATTGATTACCACTTAGATGTAGCTACTTACATGGAGAACCTTGCCTTACTTGATGGAGCAAACGTGGTATCATACTGA